One Sphingomonas sabuli genomic region harbors:
- a CDS encoding aminotransferase class IV has translation MAQSLHDVSDQRNASILININGDLKPRAEAMVSVFDSGFMLGDGVWEGLRVHGGRIAFLDRHLDRLFEGAKAIALDIGLSPDALARRLYETLDANGMDEGVHIRLMVTRGLRSTPYQDPRVVVSGATVVIVPEYKEPPAGIHERGLKLFTVHVRRGDPAVQDPKLNSHSKLNCITACIQAIEAGADEGLMLDPHGFVATCNSTHFFIVRKGEVWTSSGKYCLGGITRGLALEVAGEAGIPAIEKDFSLTDVYGADEAFVTGTFAGIVPVRSVDGRVLSEQRGPMVERLQALYRDRVERDVAEQRRP, from the coding sequence ATGGCTCAATCGCTTCACGACGTGTCCGACCAGCGCAATGCGTCGATCCTGATCAACATCAACGGCGACCTCAAACCGCGCGCCGAAGCGATGGTGTCGGTGTTCGATTCCGGCTTCATGCTTGGCGACGGCGTGTGGGAAGGCCTGCGCGTGCATGGCGGCAGGATCGCGTTCCTCGACCGCCATCTCGACCGCCTGTTCGAAGGGGCCAAGGCGATTGCGCTGGACATTGGCCTTTCGCCGGATGCGCTGGCTCGTCGGCTGTACGAAACGCTCGACGCCAACGGCATGGACGAGGGCGTGCACATCCGGCTGATGGTGACGCGCGGGCTGCGCTCGACACCCTATCAGGACCCACGCGTCGTGGTGTCCGGGGCGACCGTCGTGATCGTGCCCGAATATAAGGAGCCGCCGGCCGGCATTCACGAGCGCGGGCTCAAGCTGTTCACGGTCCACGTGCGGCGCGGCGATCCGGCGGTGCAGGATCCCAAGCTCAATTCGCACAGCAAGCTCAACTGCATCACCGCCTGCATCCAGGCGATCGAAGCGGGCGCGGACGAAGGGTTGATGCTCGACCCGCACGGCTTCGTCGCGACCTGCAATTCCACCCACTTTTTCATCGTCCGCAAAGGCGAAGTCTGGACGTCGAGCGGCAAATATTGCCTTGGCGGCATCACCCGCGGGCTGGCGCTGGAGGTGGCGGGGGAAGCGGGCATCCCGGCGATCGAAAAGGACTTCTCGCTGACCGATGTCTACGGCGCGGACGAGGCATTCGTCACCGGCACCTTCGCCGGTATCGTCCCGGTGCGGTCGGTCGACGGGCGCGTGCTGAGCGAACAGCGCGGGCCCATGGTCGAGCGGCTGCAGGCCCTGTACCGCGACCGGGTCGAGCGCGACGTGGCGGAGCAACGGCGCCCGTGA
- the rpsL gene encoding 30S ribosomal protein S12, with protein MPTINQLIRKGREPQKAKSKVPAMEQNPQKRGVCTRVYTTTPKKPNSALRKVAKVRLTNQREVISYIPGEGHNLQEHSVVLIRGGRVRDLPGVRYHVLRGVLDTQGVKDRRQSRSKYGAKRPK; from the coding sequence ATGCCGACGATTAACCAGCTGATCCGCAAGGGTCGCGAACCGCAGAAGGCCAAGTCCAAGGTCCCTGCGATGGAGCAGAACCCGCAGAAGCGCGGCGTCTGCACCCGTGTCTATACGACGACCCCGAAGAAGCCGAACTCGGCGTTGCGCAAGGTGGCCAAGGTCCGCCTGACCAACCAGCGCGAAGTGATCAGCTACATCCCGGGCGAAGGCCACAACCTCCAGGAACACAGCGTCGTGCTGATCCGTGGCGGCCGTGTCCGCGACCTTCCGGGTGTGCGCTATCACGTGCTTCGCGGCGTGCTCGACACCCAGGGTGTCAAGGACCGCAGGCAGTCCCGTTCGAAGTATGGCGCCAAGCGTCCGAAGTAA
- the rpsJ gene encoding 30S ribosomal protein S10 — translation METQNIRIRLKAFDHRVLDQATGDIADTARRTGALIRGPIPMPTRIEKFTVNRSPHVDKKSREQFEVRTYKRLLDIVQPTPQTVDALMKLDLAAGVDVEIKLA, via the coding sequence ATGGAAACGCAGAACATCCGGATTCGCCTGAAGGCTTTCGATCATCGAGTGCTCGATCAGGCAACTGGCGACATCGCCGACACGGCGCGCCGCACGGGTGCTCTTATTCGCGGACCCATTCCCATGCCGACGCGTATCGAGAAGTTCACCGTCAACCGTTCGCCGCACGTCGACAAGAAGTCGCGCGAGCAGTTCGAGGTGCGTACCTACAAGCGGCTGCTCGACATCGTGCAGCCGACGCCGCAGACGGTCGATGCGCTGATGAAGCTCGACCTTGCTGCGGGCGTCGACGTGGAAATCAAGCTCGCCTAA
- the rplD gene encoding 50S ribosomal protein L4 gives MKVKVQTLDTGKGGDIELNDEIFGVEPRADILHRVVTWQLINRRAPARAARERSDVARTGKKFGKQKGGGTARHGDRRAPIFVGGGKAHGPRARVFASSLNKKIRALGLKMALSSKAKEGSLIVLDNLDVKDGKTKELQSKLGGLKLGKTALVIDGDALNVGFARASSNLESVNLLPAMGANVYDIMRHETLVLTRAAVEKLEARFNG, from the coding sequence ATGAAGGTCAAGGTCCAGACCCTCGACACCGGCAAGGGTGGCGACATCGAGCTCAACGACGAGATTTTCGGCGTCGAGCCCCGTGCCGACATCCTGCACCGCGTCGTGACGTGGCAGCTCATCAACCGTCGCGCCCCGGCGCGTGCGGCCCGTGAGCGCAGCGACGTCGCCCGCACCGGCAAGAAGTTCGGCAAGCAGAAGGGCGGCGGTACCGCCCGTCACGGCGATCGCCGCGCCCCGATCTTCGTCGGCGGCGGCAAGGCGCACGGTCCGCGTGCCCGAGTCTTCGCGTCGAGCCTCAACAAGAAGATCCGCGCGCTCGGCCTCAAGATGGCGCTGTCGTCGAAGGCGAAGGAGGGCAGCCTCATCGTCCTCGACAATCTCGACGTGAAGGACGGCAAGACCAAGGAGCTGCAGAGCAAGCTCGGCGGCCTTAAGCTCGGCAAGACCGCGCTGGTTATCGATGGCGACGCGCTGAACGTCGGTTTCGCCCGCGCTTCGTCGAACCTCGAAAGCGTCAACCTGCTGCCGGCGATGGGAGCCAATGTGTACGACATCATGCGCCACGAGACGCTGGTCCTGACCCGCGCCGCGGTGGAAAAGCTGGAGGCCCGGTTCAATGGCTAA
- the rplC gene encoding 50S ribosomal protein L3 → MRTGVIAKKVGMTRLFQADGRHVPVTVLQLDELQVVGRRETDRDGYTALQLGAGKAKAKNVAKPQRTAFGKAKVEPKAKVVEFRVAEDALLDIGSTLSAEHFVAGQLVDVSGVTQGKGFAGAMKRWGFGGLRATHGVSISHRSHGSTGNRQDPGRVFKNKKMAGHMGARNRTQQNLEIVRTDPARGLIFVKGSVPGHKGSWLTVQDAIKVERHAEAPYPGALFDAKKAEAATEEHATAGLVDDGAVHEIPALPSDAEVAAIAAEQEANAAAQADAEAAADENAAGEARGDSPAADTGDESKGS, encoded by the coding sequence ATGCGCACTGGCGTGATCGCGAAGAAAGTCGGAATGACCCGCCTGTTTCAGGCGGACGGACGGCACGTGCCTGTTACGGTCCTTCAACTGGACGAACTGCAGGTTGTTGGCCGCCGCGAAACCGACCGCGATGGATATACCGCACTGCAGCTCGGCGCCGGCAAGGCGAAGGCGAAGAACGTTGCCAAGCCGCAGCGGACCGCTTTCGGCAAGGCCAAGGTCGAGCCCAAGGCGAAGGTCGTCGAATTCCGCGTCGCCGAAGATGCGCTGCTCGACATCGGTTCGACGCTGAGCGCCGAACATTTCGTCGCGGGCCAGCTGGTCGACGTGTCGGGTGTTACGCAGGGCAAGGGCTTTGCAGGCGCCATGAAGCGCTGGGGCTTCGGCGGTCTGCGCGCCACCCACGGCGTTTCCATCTCCCACCGTTCGCACGGGTCGACGGGTAACCGCCAGGATCCGGGCCGAGTCTTCAAGAACAAGAAGATGGCCGGCCACATGGGCGCTCGCAATCGCACCCAGCAGAACCTCGAGATCGTCCGCACCGACCCGGCGCGCGGCCTGATCTTCGTCAAGGGTTCGGTTCCGGGCCACAAGGGCAGCTGGCTGACCGTGCAGGACGCGATCAAGGTCGAACGTCACGCCGAAGCGCCGTATCCGGGCGCGCTGTTCGACGCCAAGAAGGCGGAAGCCGCGACCGAAGAGCACGCGACCGCGGGCCTGGTCGACGACGGCGCCGTCCATGAAATCCCGGCGCTGCCGAGCGATGCGGAAGTCGCAGCGATCGCCGCCGAGCAGGAAGCCAATGCGGCGGCGCAAGCCGATGCCGAAGCGGCGGCCGACGAGAATGCTGCCGGCGAGGCGCGGGGCGACAGCCCGGCCGCGGACACCGGCGACGAAAGCAAGGGAAGCTAA
- a CDS encoding sulfotransferase, protein MTFRIAMWSGPRNLSTAMMRSFGSRSDTFVSDEPFYGCFLKQTGADHPMREAVIESMDCDWHGVMRTLSGDAPDGAPIWYQKHMWHMMTGPVGYDDFAGFHHAFLIREPERMIASYLKKREAARFEDFGLEQQAEFFERESDRLGRAPPVVDAADVLADPEGVLSRLCETLGIPWDEAMLRWAPGRRETDGVWASHWYGAVERSTGFGKPEEGAADLDDGDRDLADRIRPYYERLAAHRLTA, encoded by the coding sequence GTGACCTTCCGCATCGCCATGTGGTCGGGTCCGCGAAACCTGTCCACGGCGATGATGCGCAGCTTCGGCAGCCGGTCCGACACCTTCGTCTCCGACGAGCCCTTCTACGGGTGCTTCCTCAAGCAGACCGGCGCGGATCACCCGATGCGCGAAGCGGTCATCGAATCCATGGACTGCGATTGGCATGGCGTCATGCGGACCCTGTCCGGCGATGCGCCGGACGGCGCGCCGATCTGGTACCAGAAGCACATGTGGCACATGATGACCGGGCCAGTCGGCTACGACGATTTCGCCGGTTTCCACCATGCGTTCCTGATCCGTGAGCCCGAACGGATGATTGCTTCCTATCTGAAGAAGCGGGAGGCCGCGCGCTTCGAGGATTTCGGACTGGAGCAGCAAGCGGAATTCTTCGAGCGCGAGTCCGACCGCCTGGGTCGCGCGCCGCCGGTGGTCGACGCGGCCGACGTTCTTGCCGATCCCGAGGGCGTGCTGTCCCGGCTTTGCGAAACGCTTGGCATACCCTGGGACGAGGCGATGCTGCGCTGGGCACCGGGCCGCCGCGAAACGGACGGGGTTTGGGCGTCGCACTGGTATGGCGCGGTCGAAAGAAGCACCGGGTTCGGCAAGCCCGAAGAGGGCGCGGCGGACCTAGATGACGGGGACCGCGATTTGGCGGACCGCATTCGGCCCTATTACGAGCGGCTGGCGGCGCACCGCCTGACCGCCTGA
- the rpsG gene encoding 30S ribosomal protein S7: MSRRRRPEKREILPDPRFGDIVLSKFMNSVMLDGKKSVAEGIVYGALDTVEARLKKEPLSVFHDALNNVKPGIEVRSRRVGGATYQVPVEVRPERAQALAIRWLISAARARAEKTMAGRLSGELMDASQNRGNAVKKREDTHRMAEANRAFSHYRW; encoded by the coding sequence ATGTCCCGTCGTCGCCGCCCAGAAAAGCGCGAGATCCTGCCCGATCCCCGGTTCGGGGACATCGTCCTGTCGAAGTTCATGAATTCGGTCATGCTCGACGGCAAGAAGTCGGTTGCCGAAGGCATCGTCTATGGCGCCCTCGACACCGTCGAAGCGCGCCTGAAGAAAGAGCCGCTGTCGGTTTTCCACGACGCCCTCAACAACGTGAAGCCGGGCATCGAAGTCCGCTCGCGGCGTGTTGGCGGTGCCACCTATCAGGTGCCGGTCGAAGTCCGCCCGGAACGCGCCCAGGCGCTGGCCATCCGCTGGCTCATCTCGGCCGCCCGCGCGCGCGCCGAAAAGACCATGGCCGGCCGCTTGTCGGGCGAGCTGATGGACGCATCGCAGAACCGCGGCAACGCGGTGAAGAAGCGCGAAGACACGCACCGCATGGCCGAAGCGAACCGCGCTTTCAGCCACTACCGCTGGTAA
- a CDS encoding 50S ribosomal protein L23, with amino-acid sequence MAKKQQQKAEATVRDYDVVLAPHITEKSTMLSEHNAVVFKVAGDATKPEIKRAVENLFGVTVTGVNTIVTKGKSKRWGGRSYQRSDQKKAIVTLAEGQSIDITEGVKA; translated from the coding sequence ATGGCTAAGAAGCAGCAGCAGAAGGCCGAGGCGACCGTGCGCGACTATGACGTCGTGCTGGCCCCGCACATCACCGAAAAATCGACCATGCTGTCCGAGCATAATGCGGTCGTCTTCAAGGTCGCGGGCGACGCCACCAAGCCGGAGATCAAGCGGGCGGTCGAGAACCTGTTCGGCGTGACCGTCACGGGCGTCAACACGATCGTGACCAAGGGCAAGAGCAAGCGCTGGGGCGGACGCTCCTATCAGCGCTCCGACCAGAAGAAGGCGATTGTCACGCTGGCCGAGGGCCAGTCGATCGACATCACCGAAGGGGTGAAGGCGTAA
- a CDS encoding L,D-transpeptidase family protein — protein MATFGTGAAHAAEIPSASLEVQAKALPQGQYFWASNAPQNGPLLLTIDLTEQRIRVYRDGVLFAASATSTGSEGRETPTGVFTILEKQVEHRSSTYDNAPMPFMQRLTEKGVAIHSGNLPGYAASHGCIRLPDAFARKLFAITEIGTPVMITDSAQIAERERIEAEYRKAQQDYAQTLYSKQAAAKSVLTEHNRAKAEHQRAMEAYAAEFGQPEKPRR, from the coding sequence ATGGCTACTTTTGGGACCGGCGCGGCGCACGCGGCCGAAATCCCCAGCGCGAGCCTCGAAGTGCAGGCCAAAGCCCTTCCCCAGGGTCAGTATTTCTGGGCGTCGAATGCGCCGCAGAACGGCCCTCTCCTGCTGACCATCGACCTCACCGAGCAGCGCATCCGCGTGTACCGCGACGGCGTCCTGTTCGCGGCGTCGGCGACATCGACCGGCAGCGAGGGGCGGGAAACGCCGACCGGCGTCTTCACCATCCTCGAAAAGCAGGTCGAGCACCGGTCGAGCACCTATGACAATGCGCCCATGCCCTTCATGCAGCGCCTGACCGAAAAGGGCGTCGCGATCCATTCGGGCAACCTGCCCGGCTATGCCGCGTCTCACGGCTGCATCCGTCTGCCCGATGCCTTCGCGCGGAAGCTGTTTGCGATCACGGAAATCGGCACGCCGGTGATGATCACCGACAGCGCGCAGATCGCCGAGCGCGAGAGGATCGAGGCCGAATATCGAAAGGCGCAGCAGGATTATGCGCAGACGCTGTACAGCAAGCAGGCGGCCGCCAAGAGCGTGCTGACCGAGCATAATCGGGCCAAGGCCGAGCATCAGCGGGCAATGGAGGCTTACGCCGCCGAATTCGGCCAGCCGGAGAAGCCGCGCAGGTAG
- a CDS encoding DUF2945 domain-containing protein: MAQNLSRGDKVKWNSHGGEAHGKVVKKQTSETHIKGHKVAASKDNPQFIVETEDGKRAAHKAEALTRE; encoded by the coding sequence ATGGCCCAGAATCTGTCACGCGGCGACAAGGTGAAGTGGAACAGCCACGGCGGCGAAGCGCATGGGAAGGTCGTCAAAAAGCAAACCAGCGAGACCCATATCAAGGGTCACAAGGTCGCAGCGAGCAAGGACAATCCGCAATTCATCGTGGAGACCGAGGACGGCAAGCGCGCCGCCCACAAGGCCGAAGCGCTGACCCGCGAATAG
- the fusA gene encoding elongation factor G: MARSHPLERYRNIGIMAHIDAGKTTTTERILYYTGKSYKIGEVHEGSATMDWMEQEQERGITITSAATTTFWKAEDGEGPEHRINIIDTPGHVDFTIEVERSLRVLDGAVAVFDGVAGVEPQSETVWRQADKYGVPRMCFINKLDRTGADFYFCVQSIIDRLGAKPLVLTLPIGAESDLKGIVDLVGNRGIVWQDESLGAKFDYVDIPDDLKDKAAEYRHQLLETVVEQDDDVMMAYLEGEEPDTATLKKLIRKGTLDRAFVPVLCGSAFKNKGVQPLLDAVVDYMPSPLDVPAIKGVKPDTDIEDSRPADDSAPFSALAFKIMNDPFVGSLTFARIYSGKLSKGSYLNSVKDKDEKIGRMLLMHANSREDIDEAFAGDIVALAGLKETTTGDTLCAKNAPIVLERMEFPDPVIELSVEPKTKADQEKMGVALNRLAAEDPSFRVSTDHESGQTIIKGMGELHLDILVDRMKREFKVDANVGAPQVAYRESLAKPVELTYTHKKQSGGSGQFGEVKVALEPGERGTGIEFLDEIKGGNIPREYIPSVEKGMRETAETGSLIGFPIIDFRIRLIDGKYHDVDSSALAFEITGRGAMREAAQRAGIKLLEPVMKVEVVTPEDYLGDVIGDLNSRRGQIQGTDSRGNAQVVEAMVPLANMFGYVNQLRSFTQGRAQYTMQFSHYEEVPQNVADEVKAKLA; encoded by the coding sequence ATGGCCCGCAGCCATCCGCTCGAACGCTACCGCAATATCGGCATCATGGCCCACATCGATGCCGGCAAGACGACGACGACCGAGCGCATCCTCTATTACACCGGCAAGTCCTACAAGATCGGCGAAGTCCACGAAGGCTCTGCGACCATGGACTGGATGGAGCAGGAGCAGGAGCGCGGGATCACCATCACCTCCGCCGCGACCACGACCTTCTGGAAGGCCGAGGACGGCGAGGGCCCCGAACACCGCATCAACATTATCGACACGCCCGGCCACGTCGACTTCACCATCGAAGTCGAACGCTCGCTGCGCGTGCTCGACGGCGCGGTTGCCGTGTTCGACGGCGTTGCCGGCGTGGAGCCGCAGTCGGAGACCGTGTGGCGCCAGGCCGACAAGTACGGCGTGCCGCGCATGTGCTTCATCAACAAGCTCGACCGCACCGGCGCCGATTTCTATTTCTGCGTCCAGTCGATCATCGACCGACTTGGCGCCAAGCCGCTGGTCCTGACCCTGCCGATCGGCGCGGAAAGCGACCTCAAGGGCATCGTCGACCTGGTCGGCAACCGCGGCATCGTCTGGCAGGACGAAAGCCTTGGCGCGAAGTTCGACTATGTCGACATCCCCGACGACCTCAAGGACAAGGCGGCGGAATATCGCCACCAGCTGCTCGAGACCGTCGTCGAGCAGGATGATGACGTGATGATGGCCTACCTCGAAGGCGAGGAGCCGGACACCGCGACGCTCAAGAAGCTCATCCGCAAGGGCACGCTGGACCGCGCCTTCGTGCCGGTGCTGTGCGGCTCCGCGTTCAAGAACAAGGGCGTTCAGCCGCTGCTCGACGCCGTCGTCGATTACATGCCGAGCCCGCTCGACGTGCCGGCGATCAAGGGCGTCAAGCCCGACACCGACATCGAAGATTCGCGTCCGGCCGACGACAGTGCGCCGTTCTCGGCGCTGGCGTTCAAGATCATGAACGACCCGTTCGTCGGTTCGCTGACCTTCGCCCGCATCTATTCGGGCAAGCTGAGCAAGGGGTCCTACCTCAACTCGGTCAAGGACAAGGACGAAAAGATCGGCCGCATGCTGCTGATGCATGCCAACAGCCGTGAAGACATCGACGAAGCGTTCGCCGGCGACATCGTTGCGCTCGCGGGGCTAAAGGAAACCACCACCGGGGACACGCTGTGCGCCAAGAACGCGCCGATCGTTCTCGAGCGGATGGAATTCCCCGACCCGGTCATCGAACTCAGCGTCGAACCGAAGACCAAGGCCGACCAGGAAAAGATGGGCGTCGCGCTCAACCGCCTGGCCGCCGAGGATCCGAGCTTCCGCGTGTCGACCGACCATGAATCGGGCCAGACGATCATCAAGGGCATGGGCGAGCTTCACCTCGACATCCTGGTCGACCGAATGAAGCGCGAGTTTAAGGTCGACGCCAACGTCGGCGCGCCGCAGGTCGCTTATCGTGAATCGCTCGCGAAGCCGGTCGAGCTGACCTACACCCACAAGAAGCAGTCGGGCGGCTCCGGCCAGTTCGGCGAGGTCAAGGTCGCGCTGGAACCGGGCGAGCGTGGCACCGGCATCGAATTCCTCGACGAGATCAAGGGCGGCAACATCCCGCGCGAATATATCCCGTCGGTGGAAAAGGGCATGCGCGAGACCGCCGAGACCGGTTCGCTGATCGGCTTCCCGATCATCGACTTCCGGATCCGGCTGATCGACGGCAAATACCATGACGTCGACTCTTCGGCTCTTGCGTTCGAGATCACCGGGCGCGGCGCGATGCGCGAAGCGGCCCAGCGGGCCGGCATCAAGCTGCTCGAACCGGTGATGAAGGTGGAAGTCGTGACCCCCGAGGATTATCTCGGCGACGTGATCGGCGACCTGAACTCCCGCCGTGGGCAGATCCAGGGCACCGACAGCCGGGGCAATGCCCAGGTGGTCGAGGCGATGGTCCCGCTCGCGAACATGTTCGGTTATGTGAACCAGCTTCGCTCTTTCACCCAGGGACGGGCGCAATATACGATGCAGTTCTCCCACTATGAGGAAGTGCCGCAGAACGTCGCCGACGAGGTGAAGGCGAAGCTGGCATAA
- the tuf gene encoding elongation factor Tu produces MAKAKFERNKPHVNIGTIGHVDHGKTSLTAAITKVLAETSGGTAVDFANIDKAPEERERGITISTAHVEYETEARHYAHVDCPGHADYVKNMITGAAQMDGAILVVSAADGPMPQTKEHILLAKQVGVPTMVVFLNKVDQVDDPELLELVELEIREELSKREFDGDNIPIVAGSALAALEDSNKEIGHEAILKLMKAVDDWIPTPERPLDKPFLMPIEDVFSISGRGTVVTGRVETGIVKVGEEVEIVGIKDTTKTVVTGVEMFRKLLDQGQAGDNIGALIRGVGREEVERGQVLAKPGSITPHTDFQAEVYVLSKDEGGRHTPFFANYRPQFYFRTTDVTGEVQLPEGTEMVMPGDNVTIGVKLIAPIAMDQGLRFAIREGGRTVGAGVVGNITK; encoded by the coding sequence ATGGCGAAGGCGAAATTCGAGCGGAACAAGCCGCACGTTAACATCGGCACCATCGGTCACGTTGACCACGGCAAGACGTCGCTGACCGCGGCGATCACCAAGGTGCTGGCAGAAACCTCGGGCGGAACGGCTGTCGATTTCGCCAACATCGACAAGGCGCCGGAAGAGCGCGAGCGCGGCATCACCATTTCGACCGCACACGTCGAATATGAAACCGAAGCGCGTCACTATGCGCACGTCGATTGCCCGGGCCACGCCGACTATGTGAAGAACATGATCACGGGCGCCGCGCAGATGGACGGCGCGATCCTGGTCGTGTCGGCTGCCGACGGCCCGATGCCGCAGACCAAGGAGCACATCCTGCTCGCCAAGCAGGTTGGCGTTCCGACCATGGTCGTCTTTCTCAACAAGGTCGACCAGGTTGACGATCCCGAGCTGCTCGAGCTCGTCGAGCTGGAAATCCGCGAAGAGCTTTCCAAGCGCGAATTCGACGGCGACAACATTCCGATCGTCGCCGGCTCGGCGCTTGCCGCTCTGGAAGACAGCAACAAGGAAATCGGCCACGAAGCCATCCTCAAGCTGATGAAGGCGGTCGACGACTGGATCCCGACTCCGGAACGCCCGCTCGACAAGCCGTTCCTTATGCCGATCGAAGACGTGTTCTCGATCTCGGGTCGCGGCACGGTCGTCACCGGCCGCGTCGAAACCGGCATCGTCAAGGTTGGCGAAGAAGTCGAAATCGTCGGCATCAAGGACACCACCAAGACGGTCGTGACCGGCGTCGAAATGTTCCGCAAGCTGCTTGACCAGGGTCAAGCCGGCGACAACATCGGCGCTCTGATCCGCGGCGTCGGCCGTGAAGAAGTCGAGCGTGGCCAGGTTCTGGCCAAGCCGGGTTCGATCACGCCGCACACCGACTTCCAGGCCGAAGTCTACGTGCTGTCGAAGGACGAGGGCGGCCGTCACACGCCGTTCTTCGCCAACTATCGTCCGCAGTTCTACTTCCGCACGACCGACGTGACGGGCGAAGTGCAGCTGCCGGAAGGCACCGAGATGGTCATGCCGGGCGACAACGTCACCATCGGCGTGAAGCTGATCGCTCCGATCGCGATGGATCAGGGCCTCCGCTTCGCCATCCGCGAAGGCGGCCGCACCGTCGGCGCCGGCGTGGTGGGCAACATCACCAAGTAA